attattaaatacatagaCAAAACTATGACGATGAAAAACCATGTTAAAATGTTCAACATACCGGTAGTTGAGTTTTTATGATGGCTGTGGTTTTCTTCAGACAGTAATGAAAAATTACGCGTTCTCATAAACtagttttttattgtttttgtattcaccatactgtaaatatacttttatttctCCGATTACAATGATTGAACAATTTGCTGCTGTCCAGGTAAGTTCAGTTCTTAATGAAATTTAAAGGGAAAAAAACCCAATAAAAATTCATTGcttataaaaacaaacacattttcACTTCTAATTTCAAATCTCTAATTACTGCACTTTGCGCCTTTCTTTGAAACTGCTGCTATGTTAAGTTTATAAGGTCACTTTCAGGCCAACTGCCATTTTTCAAGTACTTAATATAATCATTCAACTAAAGCCTACCCTATAGCCAGGATATTTATagaatgtttttttcttttaaataaaaaaaatgggtAAAAAATCGTTATCATCAGCAGACTAGATGTAGGCCGCTGAATAGGGGTTCTAATCATTGTATCACCCCCTTCCCTGGCTACAGACTTAGCAACTTTGTCTGCAAGGATAATCTTTCACaagaaatattgtaataaatacagcgttgaataaaaaaaaatgtattaatgttgAAATTCatcattttgcagttttttgaATTTAGAAACAAGTTCAATATTGATGTTACacaaatgatgatgatactatGTTGTAATGTAATGAGTGCTTAAGGCACCCATCTTGTGACTTAGCCACATGATATATTTAGTTCTAGGTAGATATAATTGAGACATAGTCTACGATATTATTAATTGTAGTCTAGCATGCAATCGTGTGAATGGACAACATTTAATAaagtattttctattttttatctATGTTAAAAATAGAAAGGTGATCAGTTTAAATcttaatgtaaaaaatatactTGAACTTGAGAGATAAGTACGATCTAAAATGAGACACAGATACAGCCAaatcctattaaggggacaccaccTCTTATTAAAGGAACACTTCTTTTGGTCCTGAAGGTGTTCCTTTTAAGGGTTCTGCTATAAAAACTGTTGAAACTCCAGTTCTTAATTCTAGCCTCAGAAAGAGTACAACTATAAGATATTTTTCACTGTgtgaatatatttttaacatGAAATTGAATGTGAATATCTCCACATCTGAAGCAACTAGCATAGTGGTAAAGCTGCACTGtacaaaataaatcattataaaacaaaacagcTTCTATAATTAAAGAGCTTTAGTAAACACATTGAAAAATGATGATTTTGCTCTAACCTTTCTAGACATTCTAATCCTATACTTTATAACACAataaattaatgattatttttacagCCACATCCTACGCACAAATAGTTTAAGTGCGTCTCTTATGTTATTCCTCATGCAGTATTTAAATAGTGAAAAACAAACTCAAGtagtatacaataataataattaatatcatacaAAACATAAgcaaaatacaatttaacagTAAAACCCCTATTAAGCGGGTTGGCTATAGTGTACATATTTTCCCTCATCTGTTTTACAGTGTCCCCGTAACGTCCCAATAAAAGGAGTTTTACTGaaattcttaattattttacaatttcaatttcatggaaaataattatgattaaatatATTGTACATTTAACCACCATGCTAAATTAATTAGCAAAAATCAAAACTGTAGTAAACAAACTGAACCCTAAAACATTAAGCATGCATTGCCAGCACGGTTTCATATTCTTTTCAATGTATGGTACCCGTACCCTACCTAATGGGAAACcattattgttaatataaaaggaaaataaCGAATTACACATTCTtggcatttttaaaaatatttatagtcataaaactctttaaaaatggccataattagaaaatgttgatcttttattaataatatagcaTTGCATCCTGTGCTTGAACAACGTTGAAAAGTTTAAAGTATAACTTGCTGCCAACAACCTGTTGTGCAACACTTAATACACCACCGATTACATTATTCAAGCACAATAACACCTTTACAATCTTTTCATAATAAACCTCAAAAGACAAAATCTGGTTATCATATCTTAAGCCTACAAAACTTGTACAAAATGTAGTGTTCTTTTGTTTTGTGATGATTTGATCCTGAAACATCCTGCTAAAAGGATTGCATGCATTCAACATAAAAGGTTTAAAGATCAAAATATTTGCAACCTAATAACCTGTTGTATTCCAACAATGCATTTTATATTCTCAATAATTATCAAGGTCTTCTTGCTAACCTACTCTATATTTACTCTAAAATATTTTtgacaatgaaaacaaattcaaaaaaatgtaaaactttatgtaacacttagacattttttttacactGAAACtatgattactgtatataaGCCTAGTAAATGTTAACAAGGACAGTAGTATCTATCCCACAatcttcattcattttttttattaaacaaagaAATGAATTAAATCCACACAGACCTTAAAACGAAATGAGAAAATAAGTGATTGAATTTAGAAGTACATTATGTGAATATTTTTAACAGctgtaatgtttaaataattctGATTACATTACTTTAAGTATGTCATCTATTTATAGACTTAATGTTTTAACATAAGCATGATTAAGGAGAGTTCACATTGCAAAATCTTGAATATTCCAACAAAAAAATTCTGGAAAAGGgtgttctaaaaataataattagggtggattctaaaaataataaaaagggtggattctaaaaataataaaaagggtggattctaaaaataataaaaagggtggattctaaaaataataaaaagggtggattctaaaaataataaaaagggtggattctaaaaataataaaaagggtggattctaaaaataataaaaagggtggattctaaaaataataaaaagggtggattctaaaaataataaaaagggtggattctaaaaataataaaaagggtggattctaaaaataataaaaagggtggattctaaaaataataaaaagggtggattctaaaaataataaaaagggtggattctaaaaataataaaaagggtggattctaaaaataataaaaagggtggattctaaaaatattaatattgtaaattttacTTTCTTTACCTACATAggctatatttatttatgtaagaTATGACCAAAGAAAATTATTGGTAAGTGACATCATACAGAACTAAATGTACTCATCATCCCAATTATTGTGGGTTTGCAGAAACCATCGATACCATCTCCCgtagtaattattataatatataccaAAGATTCTTCAGTTTTGGATAGATCAGATGTATAATTgtcaaaaaaaaactttttgcTTTAAAGGTTAGGTGACTACTTAATGCCAGGAATCACTACCTAGTATTCATAACTCAAGACAAAGCCACTGTTATCATAGTGTATCTGCTGTTTTCCACTTCCTTTCTAACCCCACTTGCTTACTTTGATACAATCTACTCATTTATCTCACTGTTACATGATGTAATATCATAATGGGGTAATGTACACAAATAAAACTAGGAACTTGTTCTTAACTTGGCAAGTAATGaagaacaaaaaatatacaatagcCATTGAATTAACaaatcatgatgatgatgaggatgatgatgatgatgataatgatgatgatgatgatgataatgatgatcaagatgatgatgatgatgatgaggataatgatgatgatgatgatcatgatgataatgatgatgatcatgatgataatgatgatgatgatgaggatgatgatgatgatgatgatgatgatgatcatgaatcatgatgatgatgaggatgatgatgatgatgatgatgatcatgatgataatgatgatgatgatgaggataatggtgatgatgatgatcatgatgataatgatgatgatcatgatgataatgatgatgatgatgaggatgatgatgatgaggatgatgatcatgatgaggatgatgaggatgatgatgatcatgatgataatgatgatgatcatgatgataatgatgatgatgaggatgatgatcatgatcatgatcatcatcatgatgaggatgatgatgatgaggatgatcatgatcatgatgatcatgatgatgatgaggatgatgatgatcatgatgatgaggatgatgatcatatatgatgatgatcatgatgaggatgatgatgataatgatgatgatgatgataatgatgatgatcatgacaATGATGATTAAACAACCCAACAAACTAAATACCCATGGAACATAACAGGCCATGTGAATTCAATTCAAGTTGTAAATTCATAAAATGAATTAAGTTTGTTTGTTAATTACCCACAATCCTTCTCCCATCGCTTGTTACCATAGAGACTCCTAAGTCGCAAACAACAAGtaataaatgattttacttTGATATTGGACACTTGATCTATCATACTCACTCTCACACTGTTTAAATGAAGAATTAATTATAAGAACCAAAGGAAATGAAAAGACTGTGGCCGTCGATGGAATATTTATAGAGTCACGTTAAGATAATTTACAACATGATGGTGATGTGATTCTTAGAATAGAGTAGACACAATGATATATCACACATAGGCTAGTTAATACCCAAGTAAAGACAGCAGATCAATACAGATAATAGTCATTAAAAATGCTTAAATCTAtctatttttaacatgtttattcAGCTATCTGATAGCTTCCTGCCCTAATGACCATATTCTGAACAAAGATTTGATATCTTtgttgttatactgtatattatatgcTATTAAGCTCAACAAAAATTGTTGGTTTTTGTTGCCCGCTTTGCAATAATAGGCTATTAGCGCTTTGAATGGTAAAGAATGCCgtatgaaaacaaatttatgttgccaataacaatttttaacattCTAGTGACAAGCTTACTCTTATCAAAATCTAAAGCTTTACTGAATTCCAGTTAGTTTTAAAAAAGACCATTTCAACCGTTACAGGGAACATGGTGCTGCAAAAAATGTAGTAACTGTATATagctcaaactttatgtgataaaaaaaatatgatgtgcccatatggacatgatgatgtcatatcaccatttgggaatatcactaccatatttggggcctccacactttatttgtcaaactagtttgatagtgtagacagagcttcattCATTATCCTCAATTCaacttgaaatgaaatgaaaatgtttacttattGCCATCACCCCTTTAGCTGCCCACGTCACTGTAAGCAAAGTTCATTTAAGAAACCAGGACGTAGTAACAAGCTATAAGTACTTAGTAACATCATCTTCagatattttaatgtttttgtttataaactCTTCAGGTTTCTTGGTTATgtaataaatcaatttattttctgAAGTGTAATTGCAAATGTTCCGGATATGTCTGTCTAATTagttcaaatatttaattttattttattaattatcttAGAAATTTATTTAAACTACCCATACCCATAGGCTATGTAGGCCTGTAGTTACAcacaaaaatgttaattaattctTTGAGAATTGTGACATTGCATTGCATATTGGTGGTAGAACTACTATAACTAAAAGattgttattatacaaataaaactaaaaacacACAAGATACCCATGATTGTCTACTTACACAAATAGCCAttttggcctaggcctatattaaaataaaataaataaaagaaaatattattattaggcattaggcctaggctataataattaatataggcctaattataatattaatatttaggcctaggcctagagggccTCCTATTAGGCCTAccctaaatattattaataataattaaatataaaaattaaaataaaataaaatttaaataatcaatcattaaattgttaataaaataatcaacaTTTATTGATCTACAGTTAGCTCTCTTTCACGTTTACTAAAAATAGTTGGATAAAGTTAAGCCTAggcatagcctaggcctagatgacAGAAATTCAATTGAAGATCTCGACCCTCTCACACCCATCATCCATGATGCCGTGGCATGATGGATGGATGGGGCTAAAATTAATCGACCAGCCTAACCTTTTTTATACCTTGGTCCTTGTAATTGTGAAATAACTATATATTCCAAATCATTCGTTTGTTATAATCTCAGAAGTACATAacatacaaaaaaattatttaaatatttcaaaaataccACTCCACTTTTTagggagagagagagggagGCGAGAGGCAACAAGTGAGAAAACCGGATGTGAAATTTGGAGGTCGACCATACGCGCACGGTGTCGCGGACAACGAGAGCGTAGGACAGGACGCGCTGACGCAATACatttttgaccaatcacaagtgacaaTTCAGATAAGCACAGTACTATGTTTCATACATAGTCCacctaataatataaatagtaatatatattttgttttattgtttataatatgAATATGTAATTTCCCTTTATATGCATTACCTAAAGACAGAATTGAAAAGCGCCGCACCGAGAAACTGCcgcaaatttatatattattattatagtcaaCACTCAGTTTTCTATTAAAACATTCAAAAATAGATATTGGACCCTAAAGAAAAAAGTGTTTTTAATTGCTATAATATTATAGTGCCTAATTAGAAATGAAGAGATCTTCAATAATTATGCctaatattataaatacctCATGTTAAGTGTATATACTTACTTCACCATTTGTCGTATAAGGCCAGGAGCAATTATTGGAACAGCCAAGCGATACGGAAGTTGAATGAACACATCCACTCCAAAATaaagacaaacaaaatacatttgCCACAAGTTTTACAAAACTATTAAGAAACATGATAGCGGCGCTACGACGTACGTAGTACTGCTACTGATAATACTATGTGATCATTTAAACCGCCGCCGTCTCTGTATCTATATTATTACCCTTATATCATTTAACCCACCAATAAGAACACTGTGAAGTCACGTGGTGATTTAATCCAGGTACGGTACTCTTTATGGACAAAAGAAGTACAATCCTGATGAATATATCGAAATATTGTGAATTATATGTGTTTCTTTCCTCTTAGTAAGCCTTATACATGCATATCATAGGTGTAAGTACAACATTAATGAAATGTCTAGCATCAAATGTTTATGCTGGTACATAACACAGTAAATGTTCGTAATCAATATTGATATCGACtcacaaaaacaataatatataaagtttgatttccactaggacgcaacgcatcGACGCATGGCGCGCAACTCAAGCGACAGTTCGGGTAATCTattgtgtgattggtcaaatcggTGCGTCCAGTGTGGGAACCAATGAATATCCTCTTATATTGGTTCCCATTAGGAATACGAAACGcagcgacgtaacgcaacgcaggTCGACCCAACCCAAAACATAAATGCTAGACAAAATAATTCCTGGTAAGCCTGCGAAATGTAGTAATTTAAAACAGAAAGGTAAAGACCTTTCCGCAGGATGCGTTTTTAAAAAGAGTCCGCAAGTGTCTATATTGTAACCTTGAATGTTGGTTTCTGTTTTTTTCTTATCAACGATGATACCTTCTGATCGTACCTAGCCCAATTAATATAAAGGCGTATTGGCCTATCACCTCAGCAATATTGATGTACAATCGTTGAAGCATATGCCTCGCAGCCGATAAAACTATTCAACTACTAAAAGGTTATACAGCATACAAATGAAACTCTCTTTACAATCTTTATTAATCATATTGCATGCATTTCTGTAGAATTTTCGTAGAAAATAccgataaaaaatactaattaatcATACGACACTAGCTTACAGAAGGTATTATAATGTAGGCGGTGTTTATGTTTCTCTTGTGCCCATAGAGATTAGTTTCAACCTCAAGATACATAATTATTatctcactaggacgcaacgcaaagacgtacgctcaacgcaagcgagttgaaaACAATGACAAGCcatgttcgaataatccatcgcttgtgattggtctaaTCACTTACGTTAcgcccttgcgttgcgtcgcttgTAGAAACCAAGTTTAATAAACTGAACATTAAAAACTCTCCTCCCCTCATTCCCAACAATGTGCGAGTCACTGAAATATCGATGACACaattttgattgtttttttaaatttcaatttgaaTAATGATCAAGAGTGTGCCAAAGAGTGGGGTCAAATGATATCAgaatcattttgataaataaactgCAGCAACACCTGTGCTAGAGCCAACCCGGCTTATCTTAAGAAACTTGTCTTATGTATTCTCATGTAGTAAGCTTTAATGGGTTTAGATATTCACGTTCTTCCAAGTTAtttcaatataacatttattcaatggTAAGACAAATAATACAAGAATAAAAAACAGTAacagtaatacaatacaaaaacaagaaaaGGTAAATAAGAGAAAGGAATGCCCTCAAACCATGGTTTACTGGAATAATTAGGTTCAACCGTTGTTGTACTAAAAGTTGATTATATTGCCAGTAAAATTCCCAAACTGACCGAACCGAAAAACACATAATGCATCGAAACTATAGAGCGTGATACCAATACGCATCATTGTTGGATTAAACAtgaattattgtaaacaaattatgtGTACTTAACAAATTGTTAGCGCTGTACTTAGCCCCACTCTCATATCAGTAAATGCTTTgttgataaaatattatattctgcCTGTGTACTTTCAAAAGGTCGGGGATAAAAAGGTCAGAATCGGTTATAAATCTGCGGCTTAAAACACAAGATTGATATCATAACAAAACCACCAACCGAAACGTCCACTAATAACTTAAAATATTGTATGGggaaaaatgatataatttatataaaaaatattgaatcgTTCAAATAAAATGGCGTGtatataatttctttaatttgcAAACAATTCTTACTAAATTTCCTCACGTGACGAGCGAAtcagatacagtaccgagaatcgggtacattgtttaataaaactactaataattgttttttgtatAGCGtttaaccaaaataaattttctcTAAAGCGTTACGACCAAATACTCGAACTAGGTGGAAATTACGTCATTTCATGCTATGCGAAAGAGATGGGTTTTCAGCAACTGTTTGAAGATGTCAATAGAGTTGGCATTTGATTGATTGTGGAAGAGTATTCCATAATAATATGATGGAGTTGTGCAAGAGAATGTTTAGTGTTCCGTACCGATAATCGGAAACATTGTTTAGTGTGTTAACATACAGAGTGCATAGCACTAGTGACGTCCAAATAAACTCAATACTGTTTCAGGATTTCCTGTACAAGAAACACTTATAAGATGAAGTCGTATAAGATAATTACCGATTGTTATTCTTATTCCTCTCAGTATCATTTGCGATATAAACAAAACTATCATTTCAACGCTATTTATTGCGTCCATTAAATTGTATCaataaattaaatctaaatATTTGAAGGTATCACACAGCAGCCATCCGGAAACTAACTTGCTTTGTTGTATGCAATTAGAATTAGAAGATACATCCATGGATTGAAGGTGCTAAACGCAAGGCCGCCCTCTGTCATCTACTTGACCAAGAGACGCAGTTGCTCGCATCCATAGGACGACATAAGAGAGCTTTCGCTATCTCGGATCGGGAACGAGAACCAGCATTAATTACCGGTTCTCGATCTCGTACTCGTTTTAAAACTGGATGCTAGTGCCGATAACAAACAGCAGGAAATGTATGTAACGACAAATTGCTTACGACTTACACTTCATTTGTCAATAGCCAGTTACATTATTGTAATAGTAGATTCATTGgtgatatatattattttgagtgagtggccgagcggttaaagatgtattgtccccctgaaaaaataattcttggtcaaatttttggttgaatttaaccatttttaaacattttttgtttgtttttttttcctatggaagtgattaactttattaaaactacaaaataacatattattcaaagtctgatttaattaatcttcaattttcatgtttttggggacaatacatctttaagacaGTGAAACTGTAATTACATAGCCATATCAGCAAAGGGTTCAGCCACTGAACATAAccgggccctctgggagatcagtctttgactgaagaggtaaCCTggtataaatgaataataatacaatatattattttaaatttgcgTTTATTTAATAGGCTGCAGGGCCGAAACGATGGAAAGCTTACGATGGGAAGTATACAGAAATGGACACAGCATACACAATTCGCGCCAAGGAATTACGCGACATCTACAACAGCCTCACCATGAGGTATCTAACGCAGGATGAGCGCCTTGATGTTCTGCTAACACTTAAACATACTGTGAAGGAACACGATTGTAAACTTACGCAAGAAATTATAGAATTGATAGATCGTGAAGCCGACTTACTGATGAGGGGAGTGAAAGAAGGCAATTTAGATGGACTTAGAAAACGTATTTCTACACTGTTCTTACACTATTATTAAAACACCAACTTTCAATCCTGAAGCAGCAAGACTTCTTAAGGTGTACGCGATTGGCGTACCATACTTACCTAGATGTCATGTTATGTTGAAGTATAGAGTATTTAATAAACTTCACTTTACTGATAATAGTGGTCGATATATTTATTTGTCAGTAAAATAAGGTAAGCCAACAAGGGATGGGttaaagggcctttcacacttGCTCTGGTTCCAGCTAATGTTGTACGCACAATATGGCGTGAACTGGACCATTTAAAGGGAAGTGAGACCATTTGAAGTGACTACTatgtgtaatttattattttacatcatGTGTCTAATTTTCTATCGACACACAACAGAAATATTGACGACCTTAGGTTTAGAAAACAAGGCATTAGATACAGTGCTTATAGAAAACTTAAATTTCATAGCCTCctgatgtttttaaaaaaagaaaatttacctCTTCACCATTCTCCATCAGttgctttcttttttttaaacaaccaATGTACTAATTTAGGGGGTAATTCATTTGTCTTTTTTAGGTTCCTCAAGATCCATTAACATTGCGCAAGAACATCTACTTTTGTACGAGCTGCAACAGCTACCTTCCTTCCACAGAGTTTCTTCTATCCTCCAACTCCAAGATCGTTGGCAAATGTCGCCGCTGTAAAAAGATCGACAACGACGGAAGACTACGACAAGATTTCAGTAACTATCACTTCATGCTCAAGTCCTTACGCAAAGCAGAGGAGGCCATTGGAGATGGCTCAAGAATACCATTCCTCTTTGGAGACTACTTAGTAATAATACTAAACTTGGGACTCATTTCAGTGGCGTAATGCAGAGGCCCGAGACCCCTGGTTTAGAAATCCCAAGTGCCCTCTAACCTTGGTGTTTTTAGCCTTTGTCTACATATTTTATtgcctgtttttttttctctgggcactgctcagggacCCCATAAGTTCTGGGATTTAGCCAATCAGCGCTCATAGCTGTTATGCCACTGACTCGTTTGTGTGATttgaaaagaagaagaaaataaaaatatttcactgACTTTATTTCACAGGAAACCGACCTGCGATACTTGATGGAAAATATTTGGATTAGTCAGAGCACCCTCAGCGCTTGGAATGACCTGTTTGACCTTGCTTTGGTCAGGTGGGACTAACATGAGCACTGGTCACCGTGGAATTGTATTTTACTGACCAAAGATGAAGCGAAGGCACATTTTAAGATTGAAGAGCGTGAGttccaaatatattttatagttgtatggcattaaaattgtttttgttgtgtTTGAAAAAA
This DNA window, taken from Antedon mediterranea chromosome 9, ecAntMedi1.1, whole genome shotgun sequence, encodes the following:
- the LOC140059327 gene encoding LOW QUALITY PROTEIN: IQ motif and ubiquitin-like domain-containing protein (The sequence of the model RefSeq protein was modified relative to this genomic sequence to represent the inferred CDS: deleted 1 base in 1 codon; substituted 1 base at 1 genomic stop codon) is translated as MGFQQLFEDVNRIHPWIEGAKRKAALCHLLDQETQLLASIGRHKRAFAISDREREPALITGSRSRPKRWKAYDGKYTEMDTAYTIRAKELRDIYNSLTMRYLTQDERLDVLLTLKHTVKEHDCKLTQEIIELIDREADLLMRGVKEGNLDGLRKRISTLFLHYIKTPTFNPEAARLLKVPQDPLTLRKNIYFCTSCNSYLPSTEFLLSSNSKIVGKCRRCKKIDNDGRLRQDFSNYHFMLKSLRKAEEAIGDGSRIPFLLQETDLRYLMENIWISQSTLSAWNDLFDLALVRWDXHEHWSPWNCILLTKDEAKAHFKIEEREFQIYFIVVWH